The DNA sequence GCGACAGTTATTTCGTTCGTTTTCTCATCAACCTTTATCTGACCCAACGTTATCCGGTTTTCCACAACTCATGAGCTGACAACATGGTACGCTTTATGGTCGGCATTGCCGCTCCCACGTATCGTTTTACCATCGATATTTATAATGGAGCTAGATTGATGACTCTCTCCAATCCAGTTATTGAGGAACTTCGATAACTCGTCGGGTTTAGGCCTCCCAAAACGCGCTGGAATGTGTCACTGTTCGGTATTCTATTGGACAATTCGAGAAAATCACGCAGTCATTCTTTCCGTTTCTTGGCAAACTCCTCCATATCGGCAAAATCTTCTCCCAGACAAATTGTTGACGGCAAACCGAGGATTTTGCTGATTATGATGATTATGTTCTCAAGCTTGTGACGAAGATTCCCGTATGCCCAGCGAGGATCGCCAACTACTGCTAGTGCTTTTTTCAATTTTTGTATATTCATTACCTAATTCTGACTCTTCCTCAGCCAAAAGTAAATGCTCTTGCCCTGCACCTCTAAAACCTGTTCGTGGAATGAAGTAATCAAGTGGTATCACGCGCTAACCATGTGAATGGCTTTTTTTTTCTTAGGCAGAATCAAAAGATTTATGAAAAGTTTCGCCATCAATAGCGATAACTCCTAAGATTTTTTCAG is a window from the Synergistaceae bacterium genome containing:
- a CDS encoding transposase family protein; translation: MNIQKLKKALAVVGDPRWAYGNLRHKLENIIIIISKILGLPSTICLGEDFADMEEFAKKRKE